The following proteins are encoded in a genomic region of Mesoplodon densirostris isolate mMesDen1 chromosome 12, mMesDen1 primary haplotype, whole genome shotgun sequence:
- the CLDN20 gene encoding claudin-20, translating to MTSAGLQLLAFALALSGVSGVLMATLLPNWKVNVDAGSNIITAIVQMQGLWMDCTWHSTGMFSCTLKYSVLALPTHVQAARAAMVLACVLSAVGICAATIGMKCTRLGGDMETKCYACFAGGVCFMSAGISGLIPTVWYTKEIVANFVDVTVPESNKHEPGGAVYTGFISAMLLLISGIIFCTSCIKKNSEAWLHPSKQQPISTTQPEDHLAYSLKDYV from the coding sequence ATGACCTCGGCGGGTCTCCAGCTCCTTGCTTTTGCCCTGGCCTTATCTGGGGTCTCTGGAGTGCTCATGGCCACCCTGCTGCCCAACTGGAAGGTGAATGTGGATGCGGGCTCCAACATCATCACGGCCATCGTGCAGATGCAAGGGCTGTGGATGGACTGCACGTGGCACAGCACCGGGATGTTCAGCTGCACCTTGAAGTACTCCGTCCTGGCCCTCCCCACCCACGTGCAGGCCGCTCGGGCCGCTATGGTCCTGGCCTGTGTCCTGTCTGCTGTGGGGATCTGCGCTGCCACAATCGGGATGAAATGCACTCGCTTAGGAGGGGACATGGAAACCAAGTGTTACGCTTGTTTTGCTGGGGGAGTCTGCTTCATGTCTGCGGGGATCTCTGGTTTAATACCGACGGTGTGGTACACAAAGGAGATCGTAGCGAACTTTGTGGATGTGACAGTTCCAGAAAGCAACAAACACGAACCCGGAGGAGCTGTCTACACTGGATTCATTTCGGCCATGCTGCTGTTGATCTCTGGCATAATTTTCTGCACATCCTGTATAAAAAAGAATTCGGAAGCTTGGCTCCACCCATCCAAGCAGCAGCCCATCTCTACCACACAGCCAGAGGACCATTTAGCATACAGCCTGAAGGATTATGTGTGA